A window of the Dickeya dianthicola NCPPB 453 genome harbors these coding sequences:
- a CDS encoding type I secretion system permease/ATPase has translation MNTHHEQPPGDEEYHHSPQHQDPRIRHDDPLLDSLLVLCRLQGKPTSRATLTAGLPLEDLRLPASLLPRAAARAGLRARILKRSLNAIPAMSLPAMLLLREGRAAVLLGWTADGSARLMTGETEGGEITVDHNTLQQNYLGLVMFAQSAHRFEAPPAMLLPRSKTWLWDTLKLSRSLHLDAVVASLLINTIELFVPLFIMQVYDRVIPNQTTTTLWMLASGVGIALLFDFVLRILRSICVDLAGKKTDLILSATLFERLTGMMLSAFPARTGAVTHRVREFQALRDTLSSLTLGTLIDFPFTLLTLVLLAMLGGSLVWIPLLTLPLVMLSNWLLQKPIMAAQAHSRRLNDERQALLTETLAGLDAIKINNAQGERQRQWEQLSGDISRLDSRVKTLSAIAIHLTQSCQHLAGIVVIVSGVYLLLDNQLTLGTLFACYLINNQALITLGPLSELFTRYQQARLTLEETRRLMELPQERGEQPYPLKRESIQGSIEFRDVTFRYPEQKNRALIDINLSIQPGEKIGIIGRTGSGKSSLEKLIANLYQPTNGNLLVDGVDARQLDIADVRHHIGYVPQDIQLFNGTLRDNLICGARYVEDDAMLRVADIAGVNDFARLHPDGYNLQVGERGMQLSGGQRQAVAIARALLLDPPILVMDEPTSAMDNSSEDRFKQALQTYIANRTLLLVTHRVSMLTLVDRLVIVDKGRIIADGPKAIVLDALKKGQINASR, from the coding sequence ATGAATACACACCATGAGCAGCCACCGGGCGACGAGGAATATCATCATTCCCCGCAACATCAGGATCCCCGTATCCGCCATGACGACCCTTTGCTCGACAGCCTGCTGGTCCTGTGTCGGCTGCAGGGAAAACCGACCAGTCGCGCCACGCTGACCGCAGGGTTACCGCTTGAAGACCTGCGTTTGCCCGCCAGTCTGCTGCCTCGCGCCGCGGCACGCGCCGGTTTGCGGGCCCGGATACTCAAACGCTCGCTGAACGCCATCCCGGCGATGTCGCTGCCTGCCATGCTGTTACTGCGCGAAGGTCGTGCCGCCGTTCTGCTCGGCTGGACGGCGGACGGCAGCGCCCGTCTGATGACGGGCGAAACCGAAGGCGGCGAAATCACGGTCGACCACAATACGCTGCAGCAAAACTATCTGGGGCTGGTGATGTTCGCTCAGTCGGCTCATCGTTTCGAAGCCCCGCCGGCAATGTTGCTGCCGCGAAGCAAAACCTGGCTCTGGGACACGCTGAAACTGTCGCGCAGTCTGCATCTGGATGCCGTGGTCGCCAGCCTGCTGATTAATACCATCGAGCTGTTTGTCCCGTTGTTCATCATGCAGGTTTACGATCGGGTAATCCCCAATCAAACCACAACCACCCTTTGGATGCTGGCCTCCGGCGTCGGTATTGCTCTGCTCTTTGATTTTGTCTTGCGGATATTGCGCAGCATTTGTGTCGATCTCGCCGGAAAAAAAACCGATCTTATTCTTTCCGCCACCTTGTTTGAACGCCTGACCGGCATGATGCTGTCGGCCTTTCCGGCACGGACCGGCGCGGTGACGCACCGGGTGCGGGAATTTCAGGCATTACGCGACACGTTATCATCGCTGACGCTGGGAACGCTGATCGACTTTCCGTTCACGCTGCTGACGTTGGTTCTGCTCGCCATGCTGGGTGGTTCGCTGGTCTGGATACCGTTGTTGACGCTGCCTCTGGTTATGCTTTCCAACTGGCTGTTGCAAAAGCCGATAATGGCAGCGCAGGCCCATTCCCGGCGCTTGAATGACGAACGGCAGGCGCTGCTGACCGAAACGCTGGCCGGGCTGGATGCCATCAAAATTAATAATGCGCAAGGCGAACGCCAGCGCCAGTGGGAACAACTCAGCGGCGACATCAGCCGGTTGGACTCACGGGTGAAAACGTTATCGGCCATCGCCATCCATCTGACGCAATCATGTCAGCATCTCGCCGGCATAGTGGTGATTGTTTCAGGGGTATATCTGCTGCTGGACAACCAGCTAACCCTCGGCACGCTGTTCGCCTGTTACCTGATCAACAACCAGGCGCTGATAACGCTGGGACCGCTGTCCGAGCTGTTTACCCGGTATCAGCAGGCGCGGCTGACGCTGGAGGAAACCCGGCGTCTGATGGAATTACCGCAGGAGCGAGGCGAACAACCTTACCCTCTGAAACGGGAAAGCATTCAGGGCAGTATCGAGTTTCGTGACGTCACCTTCCGCTATCCGGAACAGAAGAATCGCGCCCTGATTGATATCAACCTGTCGATCCAACCCGGTGAAAAAATCGGCATTATCGGTCGTACCGGCTCCGGTAAAAGTTCGCTGGAAAAGCTGATCGCCAACCTTTACCAGCCGACCAACGGCAACCTGTTGGTCGACGGCGTGGACGCTCGCCAGCTCGATATCGCCGATGTGCGTCACCACATCGGTTATGTACCGCAGGATATTCAGCTATTCAACGGTACGCTGCGAGACAACCTGATTTGCGGCGCCCGCTATGTAGAAGACGACGCGATGCTGCGCGTGGCGGATATCGCCGGCGTGAATGATTTCGCCCGGTTGCATCCGGATGGTTATAACCTGCAGGTTGGCGAACGAGGTATGCAACTGTCGGGCGGTCAGCGACAGGCCGTCGCTATTGCGCGCGCGCTGCTACTTGATCCGCCGATTTTGGTGATGGACGAGCCCACCAGCGCGATGGACAACAGCAGCGAAGACCGGTTTAAGCAGGCCCTGCAAACCTACATCGCCAACAGGACGCTGCTACTGGTGACGCACCGGGTTTCCATGTTGACGCTGGTCGATCGGCTGGTGATCGTGGACAAAGGACGCATTATCGCCGATGGTCCCAAAGCCATTGTGCTGGATGCATTAAAGAAGGGGCAGATCAATGCGTCTCGCTAA
- a CDS encoding HlyD family efflux transporter periplasmic adaptor subunit — translation MRLAKFVQYLNTYFSSHRQQDPQALSDVGQALVEDTPRIIRLSIWIMLAFAVFLVGWASVAEIDEVVQATGKTLSQSQRYRVQAQEAGELSDIYIREGQIVNIGDPLMRLEHVQPSSTNTSDAGENKADKLSLVVSPVRGIIRYILVDAATGQISPGRTLVEITPLDDKLLIEARVRLQDMAFLRPGQEAMMTFTAYDDITFGGLKGYIDQISQDMATDQAGNSFYLVRLRTEKNYLGNIDKPLLILPGMAAHVNIITGRKTLLSYLLKPIRQARAEALRER, via the coding sequence ATGCGTCTCGCTAAGTTCGTGCAATATCTCAACACGTATTTCTCCAGCCATCGCCAGCAAGATCCTCAGGCGCTGTCGGACGTCGGCCAGGCGCTGGTGGAGGATACGCCGCGCATCATCCGGTTATCGATCTGGATCATGCTGGCTTTTGCGGTCTTTCTGGTCGGTTGGGCGTCGGTTGCCGAAATTGATGAAGTCGTACAGGCGACAGGGAAAACGCTCAGTCAGTCGCAGCGTTATCGGGTTCAGGCGCAGGAAGCGGGCGAACTCAGCGACATATATATCCGCGAAGGACAGATCGTCAATATTGGCGACCCTCTGATGCGGCTGGAGCATGTTCAGCCTTCCAGCACGAACACCTCTGACGCCGGTGAAAACAAGGCGGATAAACTGTCGCTGGTGGTGTCTCCGGTGCGGGGTATCATCAGATACATTTTGGTCGATGCCGCCACCGGGCAAATTTCTCCCGGCCGTACCCTGGTGGAAATCACGCCGCTGGATGACAAACTGCTGATCGAAGCGCGGGTCAGGCTGCAGGATATGGCGTTTTTGCGCCCCGGGCAGGAAGCAATGATGACGTTTACCGCCTATGACGACATCACATTTGGCGGGCTAAAAGGTTATATCGATCAGATCAGTCAGGATATGGCGACCGATCAGGCCGGCAACAGCTTTTATCTTGTTCGGTTGCGTACGGAGAAAAACTATCTGGGGAATATCGACAAACCGCTGCTGATTCTTCCCGGTATGGCTGCCCATGTGAATATCATTACCGGCAGAAAAACACTGCTCAGCTATCTGCTGAAACCGATTCGGCAAGCCCGGGCGGAAGCCCTGCGGGAAAGATAA
- a CDS encoding sensor domain-containing protein: MYEIIITLLIVLLGISSARSRKFQEKANAEQKKQDFLNMVFFAAEYSPSSIMIANESCEIVYVNRQFTVMSGYEAEEVIGRKTNILSSGMTNASVYEELWSTLNKGEIWNGEFINRKKNGQLYWEKASIVKIYNKASDAVQYVSIKMDITERKTQEHHDNSYNRALELLSSGAPLKDILDAIIFSVEEKNPGRIVCSVLLVDKEKKCLTLGSAPSLPGFYKNAIHNVKIADGAASFGSAAYSGKRVIAEDISTHPHWTLYKGLALYAGLRSCWSEPIFGQNKEILGVLSVYHRKVYSPTEDEIASIEKSAQLVAVAIERYRAIDMLRRSEEHYRQLAHYDSLTSLANGLTFAEQMEQAIQLSRQTHRKIALMFLDLDKFKQINDTFGHATGDLLLKEAAARMRGAVRETDTVYRRSGDEFIILLQGIKEVENTLYVADKIHHALNEPFYIEGKKLDISCSIGIALYPEHGTDSLTLAINADAAMYQAKALGRSQTQIYHDLNTHQ; the protein is encoded by the coding sequence GTGTATGAAATTATAATAACCCTATTAATAGTACTCTTAGGGATTTCTTCTGCAAGGAGCCGCAAATTCCAGGAAAAAGCCAACGCGGAACAAAAAAAGCAGGACTTCCTGAACATGGTGTTCTTTGCTGCCGAATACAGCCCGTCATCCATTATGATCGCTAATGAAAGCTGTGAAATCGTGTACGTGAATCGGCAGTTCACCGTGATGTCGGGCTATGAAGCGGAAGAAGTGATCGGGCGCAAGACGAATATATTAAGTTCCGGCATGACCAACGCCAGCGTGTATGAGGAACTGTGGTCCACCCTGAATAAAGGCGAGATTTGGAACGGAGAGTTTATTAACCGTAAGAAAAACGGACAGTTATATTGGGAAAAAGCCAGCATCGTCAAAATATATAATAAAGCCAGCGATGCGGTTCAGTATGTCAGCATAAAAATGGATATCACTGAGCGCAAGACTCAGGAGCATCATGACAATTCCTACAACCGCGCGCTGGAACTGTTGTCGAGCGGCGCACCGCTGAAGGATATTCTGGATGCGATCATCTTCAGCGTAGAAGAGAAAAACCCCGGAAGAATTGTCTGCTCCGTGCTGCTGGTCGACAAGGAGAAGAAGTGCCTGACCCTTGGTTCGGCTCCCAGCCTGCCAGGTTTTTACAAGAACGCTATCCATAATGTGAAGATTGCCGATGGCGCCGCCTCGTTTGGTTCAGCCGCCTACTCCGGCAAACGTGTGATTGCGGAAGACATTTCTACCCATCCCCATTGGACGTTGTATAAAGGCCTGGCGTTGTATGCCGGCTTGCGTTCCTGCTGGTCTGAACCCATTTTCGGGCAGAACAAGGAAATTCTTGGGGTGCTGAGCGTTTATCACCGCAAGGTTTATTCTCCGACAGAGGATGAAATTGCTTCGATCGAGAAATCAGCGCAACTGGTGGCGGTGGCGATCGAGCGCTATCGGGCGATTGATATGCTGCGCCGCAGTGAAGAGCACTATCGACAACTGGCGCATTACGACTCCCTGACTTCGCTGGCCAACGGGCTGACTTTTGCCGAGCAAATGGAGCAGGCGATCCAGTTGTCTCGCCAGACCCATCGCAAGATTGCGTTAATGTTCCTCGATTTGGATAAGTTCAAGCAGATTAATGATACCTTCGGCCACGCGACCGGGGATTTGCTGTTGAAGGAAGCCGCGGCGCGTATGCGGGGCGCAGTGCGTGAAACCGACACGGTGTATCGCCGCAGCGGCGATGAATTCATCATCTTGCTGCAAGGGATCAAAGAGGTTGAGAACACCTTGTATGTTGCGGACAAGATCCACCATGCCCTCAATGAGCCTTTCTATATTGAGGGCAAGAAGCTGGATATCTCATGCAGCATCGGGATTGCACTGTACCCGGAGCACGGTACGGATTCGCTGACGCTGGCTATCAATGCCGACGCGGCGATGTATCAGGCGAAGGCATTGGGACGAAGCCAGACCCAGATCTATCATGACTTGAATACCCATCAGTAA
- the pdeH gene encoding cyclic-guanylate-specific phosphodiesterase, producing the protein MAEHIVQQNSHFNQPGSEASITGEVQFADADYWRSCHRWYRFQPIYRTSGRLMGIELLTAVFHPSVPHKFLSPEHYFARLDVEQRLNIVIEQLQLLSQWHERFVQDGLRASVNIDGLTLLALQENRKAKTLLTTMPWLRFELVESLAVLPHDTLARLPEAGQLWLDDFGCGVANFSSLSPAKYDCIKIARELFIMLLKSNEGRQLFPSLVTLIATYCNDVVIEGVETEEEWEIVRQSNASAAQGYFLSRPQPFENLDDLRSEL; encoded by the coding sequence ATGGCGGAACATATAGTGCAGCAAAATAGTCACTTTAATCAGCCCGGCTCTGAAGCCTCCATTACCGGGGAGGTTCAGTTTGCAGACGCTGATTACTGGCGCAGCTGCCACAGGTGGTACAGATTTCAGCCCATTTACCGCACTTCCGGTCGTCTAATGGGAATTGAATTGCTGACAGCCGTTTTTCACCCATCCGTGCCGCACAAGTTTTTATCTCCTGAACACTACTTTGCCCGCCTCGATGTCGAACAACGCTTAAATATCGTTATTGAACAATTGCAATTGCTGAGCCAGTGGCATGAACGTTTTGTTCAGGATGGACTGCGCGCATCCGTCAATATTGATGGATTGACGTTGCTGGCGTTGCAGGAAAATCGCAAAGCCAAAACGCTGCTGACGACCATGCCTTGGTTGCGTTTCGAACTGGTTGAAAGCCTGGCTGTGTTGCCTCACGATACGTTGGCGAGATTACCCGAAGCGGGGCAGCTCTGGCTGGATGATTTTGGCTGCGGCGTGGCAAATTTCTCCTCGCTGTCACCGGCAAAATACGACTGCATCAAGATTGCCCGCGAGCTTTTCATTATGTTGCTCAAGAGCAACGAGGGGCGGCAGTTGTTTCCGTCACTGGTTACGCTAATTGCCACTTATTGTAATGATGTCGTCATTGAGGGAGTTGAAACTGAAGAAGAGTGGGAAATCGTCAGACAATCTAATGCCTCGGCAGCCCAGGGGTATTTCTTGTCCCGGCCTCAACCGTTTGAAAATCTCGACGATCTTCGCTCCGAGTTGTAA
- a CDS encoding YfhL family 4Fe-4S dicluster ferredoxin, producing MALLITAKCINCDMCEPECPNQAISMGDEIYEIDPLRCTECVGHYDTPTCQKVCPIDNTILKDINHQENHDQLWEKFVLLHHADKL from the coding sequence ATGGCGCTGCTGATTACCGCGAAATGCATTAACTGCGATATGTGTGAGCCGGAATGCCCTAATCAGGCGATCTCGATGGGGGATGAGATCTATGAAATCGACCCATTACGCTGTACCGAGTGCGTCGGGCACTACGATACGCCGACCTGTCAGAAGGTCTGCCCGATAGACAACACCATTCTCAAAGACATTAACCACCAGGAAAACCACGATCAACTGTGGGAAAAATTTGTTCTGCTGCACCATGCCGATAAACTGTAA
- the acpS gene encoding holo-ACP synthase, which translates to MAILGLGTDIVEIGRIEAITGRSGDRLARRVLSEQEWLQYQAHSQPARFLAKRFAVKEAAAKAFGTGIRDGLAFAQFEVANDSLGKPCLRFLARAAELAETMGVRHVHVSLADERHYACATVIIEN; encoded by the coding sequence ATGGCGATTCTGGGACTCGGCACGGATATCGTCGAAATCGGTCGTATTGAAGCGATCACCGGTCGTTCCGGTGATCGTCTGGCCCGACGTGTGCTCAGTGAGCAGGAGTGGTTGCAGTATCAGGCCCATTCGCAGCCGGCTCGGTTTCTGGCCAAGCGTTTTGCGGTCAAAGAGGCCGCCGCCAAGGCATTTGGCACCGGTATTCGCGATGGACTGGCTTTTGCGCAGTTCGAAGTGGCGAATGATTCGCTGGGCAAACCGTGCTTACGGTTTCTGGCCCGCGCCGCCGAACTGGCCGAGACAATGGGTGTCCGGCATGTGCATGTTTCGCTGGCGGATGAGCGCCACTATGCCTGCGCTACCGTGATTATTGAAAATTAG
- the pdxJ gene encoding pyridoxine 5'-phosphate synthase codes for MAELLLGINIDHIATLRNARGTAYPDPVQAAFVAEQAGADGITVHLREDRRHITDRDVRLLRQTIQTRMNLEMAVTDEMLAIACELKPHFCCLVPEKRQEVTTEGGLDVAGQLDRITAAVTQLRQAGIQVSLFIDADHAQIDAAVASGAPYIEIHTGAYADAENDAARRQEFERIREAASYAASRGIKVNAGHGLTYHNVQPIAALPEMHELNIGHAIIGRAVMSGLAPAVAEMKTLMREARR; via the coding sequence ATGGCTGAGTTGTTGTTGGGCATAAATATTGACCATATCGCCACCTTGCGTAATGCTCGCGGCACGGCGTATCCCGATCCGGTACAGGCGGCGTTTGTGGCGGAACAGGCGGGAGCGGACGGTATCACCGTACACTTGCGTGAAGATCGACGCCATATTACCGATCGCGATGTGCGCCTGCTGCGCCAGACCATCCAGACCCGCATGAATCTGGAGATGGCGGTTACGGATGAAATGCTGGCGATAGCCTGCGAACTGAAACCGCATTTTTGTTGCCTGGTGCCGGAAAAACGGCAGGAAGTGACGACGGAAGGCGGGCTTGATGTGGCCGGTCAGCTCGACCGCATTACTGCGGCGGTGACACAATTGCGCCAGGCTGGCATTCAGGTGTCGCTGTTTATCGACGCCGACCACGCTCAGATCGACGCCGCGGTAGCCAGCGGAGCGCCTTATATTGAAATCCATACCGGTGCCTATGCCGATGCGGAAAATGACGCTGCCCGGCGGCAGGAATTTGAGCGTATCCGTGAGGCGGCGTCCTATGCTGCGAGTCGGGGCATCAAGGTCAACGCCGGTCATGGCCTGACCTATCATAATGTCCAGCCGATTGCGGCGTTGCCGGAAATGCACGAGCTGAACATTGGTCATGCCATTATCGGACGTGCGGTGATGAGCGGTCTGGCGCCGGCGGTGGCGGAGATGAAAACGCTGATGCGGGAAGCCCGTCGCTGA
- the recO gene encoding DNA repair protein RecO: MEGWQRAFVLHGRPYSETSLLLDLFSENEGRVRVLAKGARARRSSLKGALQPFTPLLVRWGGRGEVKTLRNAEPVSLALPLSGPLLYSGLYVNELLTRVLELETDYSALFFDYLYCLQQLAAASGSPEPALRRFELALLEHLGYGVDFLHCAGSGEPVADTMTYRYRAEKGFIASLVVDNVSFTGRELQALASREFPDIDTLRAAKRFTRMALKPYLGGKPLKSRELFRQFIPKPYKAAPDGKI; encoded by the coding sequence ATGGAAGGCTGGCAGCGCGCGTTTGTCTTGCATGGGCGACCTTATAGCGAAACCAGCCTGTTGCTGGATCTATTTTCTGAAAATGAAGGTCGCGTGCGGGTGCTGGCGAAAGGCGCTCGGGCGCGACGCTCCAGTCTCAAGGGCGCTCTCCAGCCTTTTACGCCACTGCTGGTGCGGTGGGGCGGGCGCGGCGAAGTCAAAACCCTGCGCAATGCCGAGCCGGTTTCTCTGGCGTTACCGCTGAGCGGTCCGTTGTTATACAGCGGCTTGTACGTGAACGAGTTGCTGACGCGGGTTCTGGAACTGGAAACCGATTATTCCGCTCTGTTTTTCGATTATCTCTATTGTTTGCAACAGTTGGCTGCCGCCAGCGGCTCGCCTGAGCCAGCCTTGCGCCGCTTCGAACTGGCGTTGCTGGAGCATCTCGGTTATGGCGTGGATTTCCTGCACTGTGCCGGCAGCGGTGAACCGGTTGCCGATACCATGACCTACCGTTATCGGGCGGAAAAAGGCTTTATTGCCAGCCTGGTGGTGGATAACGTCAGTTTCACCGGGCGTGAGTTGCAGGCGCTAGCGTCCAGGGAGTTTCCCGACATCGACACTCTGCGTGCCGCCAAGCGTTTTACCCGCATGGCGCTGAAACCCTACCTTGGCGGCAAGCCGCTGAAAAGCCGTGAATTATTCCGGCAATTTATACCAAAACCCTATAAGGCGGCGCCGGACGGCAAGATCTAG
- the era gene encoding GTPase Era: protein MSEEQTYCGFVAIVGRPNVGKSTLLNQLLGQKVSITSRKPQTTRHRIMGIHTEGPYQAIYVDTPGLHIEEKRAINRLMNRAASSSIGDVELIIFVVEGTHWTDDDEMVVNKLRDQKMPVLLAINKVDNVADKTKLLPHIQMLSEKMNFLDVVPISAEKGTHVDTVAAIVRKHLPQAIHHFPEDYITDRSQRFMASEIIREKLMRFLGEELPYSVTVEIERFVTNERGGYDINGLILVEREGQKKMVIGNKGAKIKTIGIEARQDMEQMFEAKVHLELWVKVKSGWADDERALRSLGYIDDL, encoded by the coding sequence ATGAGCGAAGAACAAACCTACTGCGGCTTTGTCGCGATTGTTGGCCGGCCGAACGTCGGTAAATCCACCTTGCTGAACCAGCTGCTGGGGCAGAAAGTGTCCATTACCTCTCGTAAGCCGCAGACGACGCGTCACCGTATTATGGGTATCCATACCGAGGGGCCGTATCAGGCTATCTATGTGGATACGCCTGGGTTGCACATTGAAGAAAAGCGCGCCATCAACCGCCTGATGAACCGTGCGGCCAGCAGTTCGATCGGCGATGTGGAATTGATCATCTTTGTGGTGGAAGGCACCCACTGGACAGACGATGACGAAATGGTGGTGAACAAGCTACGCGACCAGAAAATGCCGGTGCTGTTAGCCATCAACAAAGTGGATAACGTGGCGGACAAAACCAAATTGCTGCCGCATATCCAGATGTTGAGCGAAAAAATGAATTTCCTCGATGTAGTGCCGATCTCCGCCGAGAAGGGGACTCATGTCGATACCGTCGCCGCGATTGTGCGCAAACATTTGCCGCAGGCTATTCACCATTTCCCGGAAGATTATATTACCGACCGTTCACAGCGTTTCATGGCGTCGGAAATTATTCGCGAAAAGCTGATGCGCTTTCTGGGCGAAGAGTTGCCGTATTCGGTTACGGTGGAAATTGAGCGCTTTGTTACCAATGAGCGTGGCGGTTACGACATCAACGGCCTGATTCTGGTGGAGCGTGAAGGCCAGAAGAAGATGGTGATCGGCAACAAAGGCGCCAAGATTAAAACCATCGGCATCGAAGCGCGTCAGGACATGGAACAGATGTTCGAGGCCAAAGTTCATCTGGAACTGTGGGTGAAGGTTAAATCCGGCTGGGCAGACGATGAACGTGCGTTGCGCAGCCTGGGTTATATCGACGATTTGTAA
- the rnc gene encoding ribonuclease III — protein MNPILINRLQKKLGYTFQQYDLLLQALTHRSASSKHNERLEFLGDSILSFVIANALYHQFPRVDEGDMSRMRATLVRGNTLAEIAREFELGECLRLGPGELKSGGFRRESILADTVEALIGGVFLDSNIQTVERLILQWYQTRLDEISPGDKQKDPKTRLQEFLQGRHLPLPTYLVVQVRGEAHDQEFTIHCQVSGFSEPVVGTGSSRRKAEQAAAEQALKKLELE, from the coding sequence ATGAATCCCATCCTGATAAATCGTTTACAAAAAAAGCTGGGCTATACTTTCCAACAATATGACCTTTTATTGCAGGCGCTGACTCACCGTAGCGCCAGCAGTAAACATAACGAACGGCTGGAGTTCCTGGGGGATTCCATCCTGAGTTTCGTTATCGCCAACGCGCTGTACCACCAGTTTCCGCGTGTTGACGAAGGCGACATGAGCCGGATGCGCGCTACGCTGGTACGCGGCAATACGCTGGCGGAGATTGCCCGAGAGTTTGAACTTGGTGAGTGCCTGCGCCTTGGTCCCGGTGAATTGAAAAGCGGCGGCTTCCGTCGTGAGTCGATTCTGGCGGATACCGTGGAAGCGTTGATTGGCGGCGTCTTTCTGGACAGCAATATCCAGACCGTCGAACGGCTGATTCTGCAGTGGTATCAGACCCGTCTGGATGAGATTAGCCCAGGCGACAAGCAAAAAGATCCGAAAACCCGTCTGCAGGAATTCCTGCAGGGACGCCACTTGCCGTTGCCGACCTATCTGGTGGTGCAGGTGCGTGGCGAGGCGCACGATCAGGAATTTACCATTCATTGCCAGGTCAGCGGGTTTAGCGAGCCGGTGGTGGGTACCGGGTCAAGCCGTCGTAAAGCTGAACAGGCTGCGGCGGAACAGGCCCTGAAAAAGCTGGAGCTTGAATGA
- the lepB gene encoding signal peptidase I: MANMFALILALATLVTGIVWCLERFKWAPARRAKVSALSQQANGAVDEKTLAHNIRQPGWIETFASVFPVLALVFVVRSFIFEPFQIPSGSMMPTLLIGDFILVEKFAYGIKDPITQTTLIETGHPKRGDIAVFKYPENPRLDYIKRVVGLPGDRVSYDPIAKQVTIQPGCGDKPSCGSALPVTYSNVEPSDFVQTFSGTGREMTSGFYQIPVGQKSEGIRMAVRKETLGEVTHNILTVPGAQDQLGLYYQQIRQSLGSWVVPTGHYFMMGDNRDNSADSRYWGFVPERNLVGKATAIWMSFEKQEGEWPTGVRLSRIGGIH, from the coding sequence ATGGCCAATATGTTTGCCCTGATTTTGGCATTAGCAACGCTGGTGACCGGCATTGTCTGGTGTCTGGAACGGTTCAAATGGGCGCCGGCGCGGCGCGCCAAGGTTTCCGCGCTGAGCCAGCAGGCTAATGGCGCTGTCGACGAGAAAACGCTGGCGCACAATATCAGGCAACCGGGCTGGATCGAAACATTTGCGTCGGTTTTCCCTGTGCTGGCGCTGGTGTTTGTGGTGCGTTCATTCATTTTCGAACCATTCCAGATCCCTTCCGGCTCGATGATGCCGACGCTATTGATCGGGGATTTCATTCTGGTCGAAAAGTTTGCCTACGGCATCAAGGATCCGATAACTCAGACAACCTTGATTGAAACCGGGCACCCGAAACGCGGTGATATCGCGGTATTCAAATACCCTGAAAATCCGCGTCTGGATTACATCAAGCGTGTCGTAGGCCTGCCGGGGGACCGCGTCAGTTACGACCCGATTGCCAAGCAGGTCACCATTCAGCCGGGATGCGGCGACAAGCCGAGCTGCGGCAGCGCATTGCCGGTGACCTACAGCAATGTGGAACCCAGCGATTTCGTGCAGACATTCAGCGGAACCGGACGTGAAATGACCAGCGGTTTCTACCAGATTCCGGTTGGCCAGAAAAGTGAAGGCATCCGCATGGCGGTTCGCAAGGAAACGTTGGGCGAAGTCACTCACAATATCCTCACTGTACCGGGCGCTCAGGATCAACTGGGGCTTTATTACCAGCAGATACGCCAGTCGCTGGGGTCTTGGGTGGTGCCAACCGGTCACTACTTCATGATGGGCGATAACCGTGATAATAGCGCGGACAGCCGTTATTGGGGATTTGTACCGGAGCGGAATCTGGTGGGTAAGGCGACGGCTATCTGGATGAGTTTTGAAAAACAGGAAGGTGAATGGCCTACCGGTGTGCGTTTAAGCCGTATCGGTGGAATTCATTAA